The window ATCCAAGGCCAAGCCTACCTTGTCACGCCCGGGGACCAGATCCGCCTCCCCTTCAAGATGCCCGGTGTCGCCCCCGGGGACGTCCTCCGGCTTAACCGAGCCACCGCCATCGGCTCAAGGGATTTTACTCTGAAAGGTCAGCCGTACGTAGACGAGAACCTGTTTGAGTGCCGggctgtggtggaggggacggAGGCGGAGCCGATGCgcctcaagatcaagaagaagcagaggtGCAGGAGGACAAAGACTGTGAGGAGCAAGCACAAATATACTGTTCTGAGGGTTAGCGAGGTGAGAATTAAGCTGccggggcaggaggaggaggtataGATCTGGTGGATATGAGGAGATGGGAGCTTTCGCACCGAGAAAGGGGAGGTGCACATCGACACTTGGAACATGGACGGAGGGGAGTAGTCAAGAATAAGGGAGGCAAGCGCAAAGGGGCTGCGAATTGTAAGATCAGAAAATGGTTGTCTTATATGTACCATATTTCAAATGACAAATTATTTGTCGAGAAGTGTGAATTATCGAGATTGTGTTCCGTTGTGACCTCAAGCTTTCAGCTGCTAAGCTgggccttgttgttgttatgttTCCTTCTGCATCGTTCACTTACAACAGATGACACCCTTACATACAATCGTTTGACGGCAAATAACCACCATGTAGCCCCGGTTTCTTTTGAGGTCCCATATCCCTCTACCCAACTACCTCGGCGTTGGTGATTTCGCAGCTTTGGTGTTTACTTGCTCACCACTACTGGAAACCCCAATTCTCGCTGATGCCTCCCAAAGCAACCCTCCGTTGTCGCTAGCTTTGTGATGTTATGTGCTAGTAAGCTCGATACTGGAGCTTGACTGGTCAACCCCATTCGTGTTGCCCATGTGCCGATCGGAGTCATCTTTTTAGTAGCCAACGCTGCCGTGCCTGTCCTCAGACACATCTTGTCCCCGACCGCCTTGGTACACTTCCTACACCAGACCATCTCACGACTATGCTTGCAAGCATCTTCAAGGGAGAAAAATTGGTTAGCCACATCACTTCTCGGTAGTTCATGATAATCCGCCGCAACATACCCGAGATAATCACCGTCAATCTTTCCAATGGCAaacatctcccccacccccgtgCGCAAGCCCATGATCTTGATGCGCACGTGCGTCCCAGGCTCGATTACTATATCGGAGTGGTTGGTAAACTGAGGAGGTGTGGCGTTTGCGTCATATTGGATATCAGGCGGTATCGACTATCAAACCAACACTCATGTCAGTAACCCATCAAGGTGACCACAAAGGGGCTACGCGTGTTATGCCTACGTGAGTAGAGACAAAGATGCTCAAAGGGCcggcgttggagaagaaACCATGCTGATTAACACTAGTACAGATGGCATCGACAACTTCGCCCTTGAACGGCCTCCACACGACCGCGCGGTAGCCCACTGTGAACTCGGCCATGCCGCTGCCGGGGAGAATGCGCCCCTCGGACAGATCGAAGGTATCCATGATTGCGATGATGTAGTAGTCGCCCGTGCATGTtccctcaacatccttgACCAGCTTCGTCGTGACCAGCTCGGTCATGTTTTTGCCAAAGTAGGATGGGTGCAGCAGGACACGCCGCTCGAGATTGTGAAGGAAGAACATGTTTTGGCGCGGGTGACGGTTGTCGCGTTAGGGTAGAATCGGTGGAATATAGAAGCTTGAGAAATCTCGAAGGTAGCTATTTGAAGCCAGTCGACTCTTTTCGTGTTGTCTGCAAGTATCAGGTTGGCGCAAATCTTGTTCGCTCGAGGGACTGGTGGGTGTCTGCTGTCCCAAGGACAATGCCCGAAGCGAAGGCTCCACCGCCGCACCTTTGGGCGCCTCTTTGTTGGTAACTTAGCAAAGACAACTCTTCGATCAAGACGAATAAAGAATTAATGATTATGTTGCTGCCGTTTTGATGTGCCGGGTGGCAGATTCAGGTGCTGAGATCGAAAGTCGACGGGGAAGTGAATGCGACTGCGATCGCAACGCAGTTGCAAGGCTGACGTTGTACGCGGTTGGGACAGCACTTATGGGGACGGGAGTACCGCGCTGACGGAAAATTGTTTGGAGGGACTCTTGCGGCTTGAATTAAGCTATTGGTCCGTGCGTCGAAGCTGCAGGAACCGCTTTTTCGCTTCGAGAGCTCCCGTATGTCTTGGCGCACAAGGCCTGACGTTTTGATGAAGATAAGTTCTGTAGTTGGTGCATTTTGGGAATAGGAAACATACGTCTGATTGATAGAATTCAATACATGATAATCTAATATCTCTTGGGTATGTGCATGGCCGGTTGTAGAAGCTGGAGTGAGAGCCGTAGGCAGGCGGGATGTCACATGCCACAGCGACTGTGCTCTAGGCACCTCCAATTCTCCTCCAAGCAGTGGCTTTCGGGTATGTCCCAAACCTCCAACAGATCTCCCAGACGTGCATCTTGACCAAAACATTCGAGTCCGTCTGATGTGGCATTTACCCGCCCAACCCATCTCGCTGTAGCTGCCAGCGTCGCTGCCCCATGAGGAAGCAGCCCTGGCTCGCATTTTAGTGCCCCGCTTGGCGCCGTCCGAGGCACAGGTCAACTGTCAGCTCCATGGAGGTACCCAACAACTTTGAACGCGCTGCGAATTGGCCAACGTCGTCAGATCATCATTGCACAGCTGCCACGCCTCATCGCCGTCTGAAATACTAATCCTCTTCTATGTCCCACGTCCGGACGCCGTGGCCTTCTCTGCCCTGATTTGTCCTGGACCTTGCCGCACCTGATCTTATTCTCTACCAACCATTTTAGTTAACTGGCCCACCGACTGGCCAATTGCGCGACTTTTCCAGTCAGGATTCTTCGGCATCAAATATCATAGCAAttctcatcaacccctttTCACGTTCAGGCTTCACCACCTAACCAACCTACATCTGACACTTCTAGCCCGCCATGTCTCTTGACCTCGAAAAGCAGCTCACCTTTGTAAGCATATTCCCTTGGCCAGAAAATACCACACAGTTCGTTTCGGTAGCCGCTAGAATGGGAGGCTAATTGTTTTGCCGGCTGTAGTATGGTGCATATCACCATAACCAAGTGAATATTGTCATTCACATGGTATGCGTACCGTTGATCTTATTTTCAGCATTCGCATTGGTAAGCGTAGTTCATCATGATGTCAAGTTATGATTTCTGACATGTTGTCACAGGCATCAAACTATGGCCCTTTTTTCACACTGCCATCATGGCTCTCACTACCCTATCTCACCCCAAACCTGGGCACATTCGCAGCCATGACATGGGGAGCTTTATatctccttcttgaaccTGTCGCTGGAGGCGCCCTGGCCTTGATCTGCCTCGCCTCCGCGGCAGGCACAAACTACCTCCGCATCCAATACTCGGAGAGTGCCAACCAGACCGCCCTTGCCATCCATATCGTATGCTGGATCGCGCAGTTTGTCGGCCACGGCAAGTTCGAGGGTAGAGCCCCGGCCCTGTTGGACAACCTCTTCCAGGCCATCTTCCTCGCTCCCCTGTTCGTCTGGCTCGAGCTTCTTTTCATGATCGGATACCGCCCCGAGCTCAAGAAGCGTGTCGACAAGGCTGTCGCGGTTGAGATTGCCAAGTTCCGCGCGCGGAAGGCTGAACAGGCcgagaaggcaaagaaggctCAATAAACGGCTTGCCGGCTCTCTCGAGCCACGCCGCCAGGCACTTTACAGTGTCTTCGGTTGCgatgggaggaggcaaaTCAAATTACATGCGCTGGCCACAACAGCCACGCCCTTACTACCGAAAACAGAGTCGCGGTCTGTGGGGAAGAGGCTGAATCAGGAGCTTGCTAGCCCTACGAGTCGATTGGAAGCCAAAATACAGGAGAGGAGCGATACTAACAAAGGAACTTATAGCATCGCGACAACGGACGAGTTGTTTTTCATTGTTTTTGCGAGATTGGATCGATCATCAACCAAGGCGCCATGGAGTGCAAAGATGGACATGCATTTGGGAATTTGTATATTTTATTGTTTGGGATTTCTTCCTCTCCGGCTGGCTTTCACAGGCCTGGAGGACTGGAAAGAATCCATTGTCTTTTTGAGTACGCATCGGTGGTGTGAAACAAGCACACAAGGAACAACAAGAGCATCgtgggggttagggttaaaATGTGCAATATCAAACATAGCGGGCAAACACCAGGCACAGACTGTCTCTTTCAAGGTTGGGCACAACATTCTCAACTTGCACTTCAGCACCAAATCAGCCACCCAACACACAAGCATCTTGGGCTTACCTCATACCAGCTCGTCGTGCACGACCACTCGTGACTGGTCCCTTAAAAGCAGCAAAAGTGACACATCATCCATATCCCTGCAAGGCTACGCGCCTGCCCCATAATAATTTCTTTATCATTATCAGCAGCCACCAGCAGCTCTTGCCTTGCGACAACACACAACACCTCACACCGCGACAGCGCAATCCCACAAAGACATCAACATATTTATCCTCTCTGTCGCAAACAAAGAACTCAAATCCCCGCAAATTCTAACACGCGGGAAGAATCCGCTCTTCTTTCTCAAGTAACAACAAACCCCAAGATCAAAGCCAAAACGAAAACTACCCCTCCTTGTTCTCCCCGCCAGCCATGGCGTctgccgcctccttctctaTATCCTACCTTGTGAACTACCTAAAGTGTAAGTAGttccatttcttttctttccccctccctccaccctctcagCCCCAACCAAGATCAGTCGCAAGACACTTCACCCAAAAAACATACTATCCCAaaacacacacccacacacacaataTATACATTTCCCTCGCGTCACCCACCATGGGACTTTTCCACTGGGATACCGACATCAACTTCACCCCCGGCTCCCACCACTACAAGTGGAACTTTGCCACCGGCCGCTTCGAAAAAGCTACTAACTGGTGGAACCCCTtcgcctcctcagcctccttccCCGACCCCGTCGTCCAACATGTCCAGGACATCTTCGCGCCCGGCTCTCAGTTCAGAGAAGACCTGAGCTGGTTCGGCGACTGGATCTCCAGCGTGGTGAACAAAAGTCTCTGGCCGACCCTCGAGCCGACGGTGAATAGGTTCGCCGGGTTCCTGCACCACTCCCCCGAGATGGTCTCCGCGAtcgtggtgctgctggtgattTTTGTCTCGATCCAGATCGTCAGGTTGATGCacagggtggtgaggttttgGACGAGGTTGCTGGTCAGGCTGgctttttggggggtggtggggttggtggttagTATGGCGTGGGATAGGGGTTTGGAGCAGAGCATAAGGgacttggtcttggtgggcACGGGGTTGTACAGATGGGGAAAGAGGGCGGGGCAGGTCTTTTGGGATGAGTATGAGAAGGCTCAGAGGGAGGTTCAGGATGATTGGaagggttggtgaggaggatgttttGTTGGTCGTTGCGAAACggagagagtgtgtgtgataaaagcaggaggaaggagacatGGTTATGATTGGACTGGGAAAAGGAGTAATAGGGGTTGAAGGGCGGACATTTGGAATGACGATTTGGCTCTCGAGGACTTGGCTAAGGTAGCATGATCAGGAGTTTGGTGGCTGGTTTATTTGGGATTTATTTGGGCGGGGGATTAGAGTGGTGGATTATCTTTCGGGGAACATATCAACCTTACGAACAACATGGCACCACGACAACGAACGACGTACTTTCGCTCTTGATAGCAGCAAGCCAGCGCTGTCATGCCATGTATCACAAGAAACAATGCTAAGCTTTGTACTTATCATGCAAACGTATACTGAACTTGTTTGCCATGACTAGCGTCTTCTTATTTTATAAACCCCAACGCCTTCGCTATGCGTTCCTATCCATGCACCCAAAGTCCCAAATCATCAGAAAGCAAGCCCGAACTCCCAGTATGACCCATACTTCTCGCCATCATGTCCAGATTGACAACTAACCTTCTGCTtactcctcatcatcgtaCTCCTCATCAGGAATCTCCTTGGGTTCCTGAGCCTCAGCCCACTGAATACACTCATCAATATAGCTGAGAATGCCGCCAACGCTATCCTCATCTGTGCAGTCCAGTTTGTGGTAGTGAACCATGCTAAAGTTCTCGAGCAGCTGCGCAACAGCATTGTTCAATCTCTTGAACCCAGCGCCCGACATCAAAGCATCCGTCTCAGACTCAACAGGAGGTTGATAGTCAACCCCGGCTTTCctaacctcaacctcctgtGGGTCCTCCTCGATCAACATCGTATCCGGTACGAGAAACTTCTTGAAGTCCTTCTTCCTGATTTGGTCCTTGACAAGGTCCATCTTGCTCAAGATATTCAAGTGAGGCAACCCGAGCATGTACATGGAGCTCAGGGCGCTCAAAGACCCAGCAAAGTACTTGGCGCGGTCGACGACAAAGGTTGACTCGAGGAGGTAAGCGGCGCAGAGCCTGATGTCGAGATTGCCGGGGGAGCGGAGGAAGTTGACCAAGGCGGGGAGGACGGGGTAGTGGGTATAAAGTTCGATTTGGCCGGGCatgtcgaagatgatgaggtaCTCTTCTGTAACGGAGTTGAGGGACTCttcgaggaaggagaggttcTCCATGAGGAACTCGAAGCAGTAAATCAGGCCGCCGTTGGGCCCGAGCTTGAGCTCGTCCATGACATCTTCGACGGAGATGAGGTCGCGGATGTCGAGGTCTGGGGTGTGCTCGAAGGACTCGGCGGCGGGGTCGAGATTGACGTAGAAGCAAGAGCGGCGGTTTAGTTGGAGATGtgtgatgagggaggcgcAAAAGGTAGACTGGGAAAGGCGTGTTAGAGTGACATTCAGCGAAAGAGGCGCTTGGTGATAGCTTTTGCTGGCGAGGGTATCAAGGAAGCCATACCTTGCCCGCGCCCGCGGggcccatcaccatcactccGAATTTAGACATTCTTGCGGCGGCTGTAGCTAGTTACAATGATCGCAAGGCTGAATGAGACGGGTGAGAAATTACAGCCG is drawn from Podospora pseudocomata strain CBS 415.72m chromosome 1 map unlocalized CBS415.72m_1, whole genome shotgun sequence and contains these coding sequences:
- a CDS encoding uncharacterized protein (COG:S; EggNog:ENOG503P7M6); translated protein: MGLFHWDTDINFTPGSHHYKWNFATGRFEKATNWWNPFASSASFPDPVVQHVQDIFAPGSQFREDLSWFGDWISSVVNKSLWPTLEPTVNRFAGFLHHSPEMVSAIVVLLVIFVSIQIVRLMHRVVRFWTRLLVRLAFWGVVGLVVSMAWDRGLEQSIRDLVLVGTGLYRWGKRAGQVFWDEYEKAQREVQDDWKGW
- a CDS encoding uncharacterized protein (EggNog:ENOG503NW4B; COG:K) — protein: MSKFGVMVMGPAGAGKSTFCASLITHLQLNRRSCFYVNLDPAAESFEHTPDLDIRDLISVEDVMDELKLGPNGGLIYCFEFLMENLSFLEESLNSVTEEYLIIFDMPGQIELYTHYPVLPALVNFLRSPGNLDIRLCAAYLLESTFVVDRAKYFAGSLSALSSMYMLGLPHLNILSKMDLVKDQIRKKDFKKFLVPDTMLIEEDPQEVEVRKAGVDYQPPVESETDALMSGAGFKRLNNAVAQLLENFSMVHYHKLDCTDEDSVGGILSYIDECIQWAEAQEPKEIPDEEYDDEE
- a CDS encoding uncharacterized protein (COG:S; EggNog:ENOG503P19U); amino-acid sequence: MSLDLEKQLTFYGAYHHNQVNIVIHMVCVPLILFSAFALASNYGPFFTLPSWLSLPYLTPNLGTFAAMTWGALYLLLEPVAGGALALICLASAAGTNYLRIQYSESANQTALAIHIVCWIAQFVGHGKFEGRAPALLDNLFQAIFLAPLFVWLELLFMIGYRPELKKRVDKAVAVEIAKFRARKAEQAEKAKKAQ
- the RPB7 gene encoding DNA-directed RNA polymerase II subunit (COG:K; BUSCO:EOG09264RW6; EggNog:ENOG503P1SG), giving the protein MFFLHNLERRVLLHPSYFGKNMTELVTTKLVKDVEGTCTGDYYIIAIMDTFDLSEGRILPGSGMAEFTVGYRAVVWRPFKGEVVDAICTSVNQHGFFSNAGPLSIFVSTHSIPPDIQYDANATPPQFTNHSDIVIEPGTHVRIKIMGLRTGVGEMFAIGKIDGDYLGREMVWCRKCTKAVGDKMCLRTGTAALATKKMTPIGTWATRMGLTSQAPVSSLLAHNITKLATTEGCFGRHQRELGFPVVVSK
- a CDS encoding uncharacterized protein (EggNog:ENOG503P3PG; COG:J), encoding MSRTLLRSLLELRATATTTRPTTSQLLRPFLVRHLHQTPSQIDPLPQQTQPQQPPPSPNQLPAVSPIPRCGGAPRTTSPATPETLSLLPLLAHQPGKKYLQLYIQGQAYLVTPGDQIRLPFKMPGVAPGDVLRLNRATAIGSRDFTLKGQPYVDENLFECRAVVEGTEAEPMRLKIKKKQRCRRTKTVRSKHKYTVLRVSEVRIKLPGQEEEV